The Spodoptera frugiperda isolate SF20-4 chromosome 8, AGI-APGP_CSIRO_Sfru_2.0, whole genome shotgun sequence DNA segment CCAACTATGATTGGGCAGATGTTGAAAAATCAATATTCAAGATGTTATCAGAGTTATTTGATGCAGCTACATCGAAGGGGCCTCCTTGTGGAATAGGGAAGAGCCCACAATCCAGGGCTTTGTATGCAGCGGATATTATGCTGAGTTGGCGTAAAGTGGGAAATGAAAAGGTCATTCAACCCATCCTGTTAGAGATGAATTGGATGCCAGATTGTCGGCGCGCATGCGAATATTATCCCGACTTTTATAACGACATCTTTTCTGTAATGTTTTTGAATAAGGAGGTGGAGACATGTTCAAAAGTTATGTAAACTAAGCGAAGCTTTAAGCAATATTTACAAATGATTTACACATTCAGCTTTGATATGCATTTaccaatttattgtatttacattttgttactcacataataaaacaattgaagCCTGACTTTTGAAACTTTATTTAACATCTTATCATTATTCATTACGTTATGGAATAATTaagttaacataatattattaagtgaaaataaaattaatataatacatcTAATTGGGTTTAGTATATATCACTTTTTAAATTGCTTGATTTAGAGAATAAATATGAGGTATCAGTTTTTCTGTAGTACCCTCTGGTTATCGTCCTGGATGAAAGCGAAGGGGTTCTCATCATCGACGTCTCTGCGGCTGAGTAGCACTAGGACTACTATTATTGCTATCAGAACAAACAGCATGATCCAATAACGTCTATAGATGCCTCCGGCTCTTCGCACTCGAGAAGATGGGAGCGAGTTCCTGTTAGAAGAAAACATCATTAATATTGTTTgacgaaaataataaagaacctaGGTGCAGAAGACTTGGGATAGGGGGCAACCAAACGGGTCTTGTAAAATTAAACCTTTATTTGAGAAGGCCCCAGAATATTGATTGATATAATAGAAATCTTATAGTTTATAGTGGAATAGTTTCTGTATATTGACATGCTGAAAACTTACTTCCACCATCTACTGATCCAGGCGAAAGTAGATTTCTGCTTGTACTTATTTTCATCGTGATCATAGTTTGTAGTCAATTTCAATGGTTCATTTGTTTTAATGCTTTTCCTTGGAGCTTGACcacctgaaaataaaatatgaaattatgaaTGGTCACACACAAAACAGGCTCTTACTATTCACAGGAATAAATCCTGTGTGTTATGTTTGATTTGAAAGATTATAAAAAGTCTGATTTCTGAACTAAGGCTTTTTATCTTCAGTGTCGAATATGCTGaaagagaaaagtttttttACTACAAACCTTGTAAACTGTCAGTCCTCTTTAGAGAAGAGCTGTCATAAATGTTGACTGGTTCATCAGATATCTGGACGATGGAATGTGGAGTGCCGTTGGCGGACCGGCCGGTAGACTCGTCATCACTAGCTCCCACTGGTGTGCCCCGAGGGTTGTCCACTGTGCTTGTATAGAATGGAGAATGATGGTCAATTGGAGATTGGGACCGACGTCCAGCTGCGCCTTTCATGTCTTGGTCTTCTGAGAGCTGTAGAGAAGGAAAAAAGGAAACTTTAATGTTGTAATTGATGTTTAGGAGATAATTTAGTGACATGACAATCATTCATATTCTCACTATTCCATGGGAATATAGAGTATAGGGACATAATATACAGAGTACtgacatacttttttttaatttttttcacagCATTTATTacccatttaattttatctatttttactattttttccATAAGAAGAACAATCTTCAAAGATAGCCCTTCCCTCTTGATATTTTACACCACTTTACATTTGGTTTATAATTCTCTTTAGCCATGCTCCTTTCATTTATAATTCTAACATAAACCACTTATAACAACTTCAAGTattgccataaaaaatatacatatttgtacTAACCAGAGGTAGACCCAAGCCAGCTCTAGCCCAGTTGACTCCAGCCAACTTTTCTCGGAGCTCATCAGCGACAGGGGAGACTAGGTTGGATGGAGGGAACACAGGAGTGGCACAGGACGGGCACTGATAGCCCGCTGGTGCAGTAGTGCGGGGCAAAGCCCTATATTTAGCCTCAGCACATGCCCAGTGAAATACATCTGGAAAAGTAAGGAATgcaatgtaaatattaatacagtatattgatatattttttatgtttatgctATGATTAGACAGAATagcataaataataacttatgaCTATATTGATGGTTGAGAGGCCATAGTATTGAATTATACATCATTTGATGAAGAAATGgataaatattgcaaaaatttatgttgtttagatcaataaattacaattcaaccatcaatattatatacttatggATTGattataaactcatttattaattattgttaatagaaaaatgtttatacatatgttatgtatattatttatccTTCAGATTCAGCCAATAGTTAGTCCATTGTataatgtgataggggtgagacttctaacccgttaaggctgagttctacatctaattttatgaacaaaagtcgggggtcgaatgggtatcccctaaaaattatggctattttaatattttttttactttttttgatatcaaaggttatATGcgtcataaaaacaaaaaaaaacgacaaatggtagctaataaccttggctaactaattcattacttttttcatatgtttgataatgttttggtgagaaaaaaaatcatttgtgaattatttttaccgaaaaaatcactatttttcaatatttttaattaggggttcaacccccatattattttttttggcgataaaattagatgtagtactcagccttaacgggttagaagtcccaaccctatcacattgtataatgtaagatacacacaaacatattttagttGTAGTAGTTTATaatagttatgtttttattttattttttcagcttacatgctcacttatttaattttggtttggtgcagttagtatttatttactaagtataagtttgaatgttttgttattgtagtaAAACATTCTTAGTAATGGTTTGTTTAACAATGTAATTTCATGTAAATGGAAAATGAGTATAagatgttatattaaaaaaaataatagttattatgatTGCAGTATAGATAACCAGCTACTACAGGGTACATGAGGTTATAGTACCAGTGTATgattgtacagtgtacagtattATGTACAAACCATATAGATCTTAATGgatgattatttttatcttatcaaATCTTTAATCTTAGGacatatattttctattaaaaaagtttatagtTATATCACTTGATACTTACGATAACAAGTAAGTCGAATACACTCGCCCTCACTGAGAGATTTTGTGCAAATTTCACATATGGGATTGTAGTCACTGTCTTGTAACCATTGCAAATATGACTGTATAATACACTAGAAGAGAGAATCATAAACcataaattaacatattaaGTACTTTCACTTCAATGAAACATACGATAAACTGAAAATTACCTTCGGGTGACTCGTCACCATACAATATTCACAAACATTAACTCTGTGCTCGAAACAAAACTGATTCGTAACTCTTCTCTTTGGACATTTACACAGCCCCATTGTtacttagtaataaaattaacccAAGCTTTAATTTAGATTACAAGTTCTAAaggaaaaatagtttttatacagAGAAATTCTGTATTAAAATCGAAGACAAACAAAAGTGGCAGTGGGGATGCAGGCAGCTCAGTCAGCCACGTAAAGCAACTGTCAAAATATCGCTGCGTTCGTAATTCAGCTCAGCGTGATTCGAACAAGTTGCATagaattaggttttattttcgATTCGTATGTTGAGATAgagattttgaataaattaatagcaGTTTTTATAGGTATAAGATGTGGTTTCTGAATATTTCAGATTTTGAAttctcatttttaatttttggtatAGAAAAACTACAACACTagtcaacaataaaataaactgtcatctgtcaaaaaGTCATAAGTCTGTCAATATAGAAATGAGTGCATTATTggctaaattattataaattcttcaaataaataaaagaaacagaCGTTGCTCTGTTTCAAAATGTCTACTAAAATATTGActctttgtaatattataagcCGACCTGTTAATGTTTTGCTGAAGCAAAACAATGTTACACCTAACCTTAAAACTAATTTCAGCACTACTTCTGTGTCTTGTATAAGCTTCTTCAATAAGTGTAAGTAAACTGATAACTAAGCAATAAGATATAATGAGAGAAGACACTAAAATATTGGGTCAGTGGGTCGTTTTAGGGGCTTGTACTGTGCTCCTCAGAACTTACACTTACAGAAACTTTGGATTAAAGTGTCATAGCTCAACTTTAGTaactctttctttctttttagtgCCAGCAGAGAAGTTATGGAAATCAGTAACATCTGTAAGTAATGCTGGTGCTAAGAAGGGTCGTGGTAGAGGAACGGGTCGCATCCGGATCCGTGACTTGAACCGCGGCCAAGTGATTGGAGTGGGCAAGATCAATATGTTGTGGCCCGGTCTGTCTGCACCTGTCATCAGGGGTAGGGAACTGTTGAAGCAACAGAGGTTGCCTGATGACCAGGAAAGGTGAAGTATTATTCTTAATCATCCTTTACAGAGTCTTAAACATTCTGatagataatttaatatcaGTTCTCtcaagaaatacaatatttataataagataATATGTAAGTTAGTAGAGTGCTTAACAATTACTAAAAAACCGGTGAAGATAATGATTCATTAACCATTTATGTGCCAGAATGCGACACACACAATCTGTTTTCTATTGTCGTCTTGTATACCATAGTATAGGAGAAATTAAAGCCATTACTTTCCAAAAATAtgcaagtaaatatttttaatgtctcCTTCTATTGTTTCAGGCTTGAGAAGCTAACTAAGATCAGAGATTCAATGACAAAGTTCAGAAGAATTAGATTGAATCCAATAGAGAGAGGTTGGTCAGGCTCAAAGTTGCCTGGACGCAGTCTTGGACCTCCTGATCCAATTGGAGAAGGTACTTATCATATACCAAGATTATTATCAATAGAAATATAAAGGTTTGATTTTCTAGGCCTTGTAATGATAACTTGTATGTTCTTTTATAGATGAATTCACTGGTTTTGATACCAAAGTCTTACAGCTGAGGTCTCTGCTTATTATGAAAGGCAGTCTTGGACGTACCAGGAACTTCCAAGCCATGGTGA contains these protein-coding regions:
- the LOC118275888 gene encoding zinc finger protein-like 1 — its product is MGLCKCPKRRVTNQFCFEHRVNVCEYCMVTSHPKCIIQSYLQWLQDSDYNPICEICTKSLSEGECIRLTCYHVFHWACAEAKYRALPRTTAPAGYQCPSCATPVFPPSNLVSPVADELREKLAGVNWARAGLGLPLLSEDQDMKGAAGRRSQSPIDHHSPFYTSTVDNPRGTPVGASDDESTGRSANGTPHSIVQISDEPVNIYDSSSLKRTDSLQGGQAPRKSIKTNEPLKLTTNYDHDENKYKQKSTFAWISRWWKNSLPSSRVRRAGGIYRRYWIMLFVLIAIIVVLVLLSRRDVDDENPFAFIQDDNQRVLQKN